The genomic DNA ACGCATCGACCAGCTTAGGCAACTGGTCGGCAACTTTCGCCGGCTCCACCTGGCCCCCCTTGCGCACCGTCGCTTCGATCCCATCCCACTGCTGCTTGACCAACAGATCGGCCAGCTCTGGGAAACTCAACATCTGCAGCGGCTTGGCGAACACGCACAGCGGCCCCCAGGGAGACGGCGAATCGGCAGACGCCTTGTTTTCATCGGCCTGAGTCCAGCCAGCGGTCAGCCCCGCAGCGAGTGCGCCCAAAGCGACGCGTCGGTTGTATTTCATGTTATTGCAAAGAGAGTGTGAATCGCGGTGTCGTTGTAGTTCAAGAAAAGCTTTGAATAGTGTAACCGTTGCAGAGCCGGAGCGTTCAAATTTCCAGGCACGCATCGCGCGCAAATCAGAGCTTGAACTCGGCAGATTTTTGGCAACCCGACGCGTAAACGGGGCACCACGTGAATTCCTCGCTTACGCGCCGGGCTACCAATTCCTGTGACGCTTCCGTTTCGAAAAGTGATTTCGCCTGCGGCTAACTCCGACGCCGCTTGCCAATAGTACACACGCACGTATACATTAAATGATGGCTCGGCACGAACACACGCGCCGGCAACTCACCTCAATTTTTTGGAGCAGCATCGGATGGCAATCTCTCACGCAAAATCTGGCGAGATCATCGACGTCGGTCCCCTGGGCGACGAGCTTTCCGGGACGAAGACTTCCGCGCTGTTGAAGTCGGATGAAATGGAGCTGCTGCGATTGGTGCTGCCCGCTGGCAAGACGATCGCCGAGCACAAGGCGCCGGGCGAAATCACCGTGCATTGCCTCGAAGGTCGAGTGCAATTCACGACGCTCGGAGCGACGCTGGAACTGACCGCCGGCCGACTGTTGCACCTTCCCGCTGGCGAACCGCACGCGCTCCACGCCGTCGAGGATTCGTCGCTGCTGGTGACGATCGTGCGTCGTCCATCGAAAACGTAACCGACGCCGCGACGGCAAAGACCGCCACCGCAAGGCGATCCAAACCGGAGGCACTTCGCGCTGCGTCGTGCCTTGCCAGCGGTGAATGTGATGTTGGCGAAGCTGCAGAGATTGTGTCCTTAGCGAGCGCCATCGCCGACCCCAAACAGATGTCAACGCGACCGGACAGTGTCGCCAAGAGTTGACGCGATTTGTGTCGCCAAATCGCAATTCCACACAAACTTGGCGAATATGAGCCGTTTCTGGGATCTGGCATGTTGATTGCGTTGTAGTTGGGACGACACCAACGGGGGTGCCATTTCTTATCTCCGATTGAAAGAGTCTCGCTATGTTGATGCGCAATCCTGAAATGATGCTTGTCGATCCGCAGGACCGCGACGAAGAGATCCTCGCTTCGAGCGCCCGCGAAAATTTGCTCGGCCAGGTGATCGTAATCCTTGTGGTCGTGGTCGCAATTCTGTTGCGATCACTTTCCTAGTCGCGAGCTCGACTGACCGAGGGACGCGCACCGCTGCGGGTGCTAAAATAGACGCGATGAAAACCAAGCCGGAAATAAAATCCGAAGCCCGCGGAGAGATCAGCAACGACTACTTCCGGGCCATCGCGAACTACACCTACGACTGGGAAAGTTGGCTCTCACCATCGGGCCGACTGTTGTGGGTCAACGCAGCCGTTCACCGGATGACGGGATATTGGCCCGACGAATGTCTGGCGATGAAGGACTACCCGTTGCCGATGATCGCACCGGAGGATCGCGCTCGAATCTCCGCGATGATGCACCAAGCAAAAGCTGGGCAGTTCGGCAACGATGTCGAATTCCGCGCGATCCATCGCGACGGCAGCGTCCGCTGGATGGCAGTCTCCTGGCAACCGATGTACGACGAAGCGGGTAAGCACCTGGGCTTCCGAGCCAGCGCACGCGACTTCACCGAACGGCAAAAGCTGCGCGATCAACTGCGTCTGCACGCCGAACACTTGGAACAATTGGTGCAAGAGCGGACGGCGCGGATCGCTCAACTGGAACTGCATCGCCGGAAGATGGAAAAGC from Rosistilla oblonga includes the following:
- a CDS encoding cupin domain-containing protein — protein: MAISHAKSGEIIDVGPLGDELSGTKTSALLKSDEMELLRLVLPAGKTIAEHKAPGEITVHCLEGRVQFTTLGATLELTAGRLLHLPAGEPHALHAVEDSSLLVTIVRRPSKT